The Ensifer adhaerens genome contains a region encoding:
- a CDS encoding DNA polymerase III subunit chi: protein MTEILFYHLTESKLEDALPPLLDKSVERGWRVVVQTVDADRRDALDTHLWVYRDESFLPHGTDAGDFAADQPVLLVADDGNANAATVRFVIDGASPPDVSAYERIVFMFDGYDQEQLEGARGHWKRLKGEGHTLTYWQQNRDGRWEKKA from the coding sequence ATGACCGAGATCCTGTTCTACCACCTGACGGAATCGAAGCTGGAAGACGCGCTGCCGCCGCTGCTCGACAAGAGTGTCGAGCGCGGCTGGCGCGTGGTCGTACAGACGGTCGATGCAGACCGCCGCGATGCGCTCGATACGCATCTCTGGGTCTATCGCGACGAGAGTTTCCTGCCGCATGGCACTGACGCCGGCGACTTTGCTGCGGACCAACCGGTGTTGCTCGTCGCCGACGATGGCAATGCCAATGCGGCGACGGTGCGTTTCGTCATCGATGGCGCGAGCCCACCTGACGTTTCGGCCTATGAGCGCATCGTCTTCATGTTCGACGGCTACGACCAGGAACAGCTCGAAGGCGCGCGCGGCCATTGGAAGCGGCTGAAGGGCGAGGGGCACACCTTGACCTACTGGCAGCAGAACCGCGACGGCCGTTGGGAAAAGAAGGCCTGA
- a CDS encoding leucyl aminopeptidase, whose translation MSMKFEFTFAKSHKPSGGVAVLLKSAGASAAAGADVADPENVIARAAKIKKFTGKAFSSLDIVAPHGSPADRIVVLGLGDADALTDHDWLKAGGAVAAKLGSVDKVTVFIDAPDANVTGKAAADFALGMEMNAYAFDSYKTKKADDDAKPSGKPTKVTIVTGTVIAAKKAFTAAQAVAEGVFLARDLVNEPANVLGPVEFAAKAKELEKLGVEVEILTEKEMKKLGMGALLGVAQGSSRPPRLVIMQWKGGKSKDRPLAFVGKGVVFDSGGISIKPAAGMEEMKGDMGGAAAVTGLMHVLAAREAKVNAIGIIGLVENMPDGSAQRPGDIVTSMSGQTIEVINTDAEGRLVLCDALWYCNDRFKPQAIIDLATLTGAIMVALATHHAGLFSNDDRLAGQLLAAGIATHEPLWRMPLGREYDKMIDSKFADMKNTGGRHGGAVTAAQFLKRFVKDTPWAHLDIAGTAMGAPTDEVNQSWGSGFGVRLLDELVRASYEA comes from the coding sequence ATGTCGATGAAGTTTGAGTTCACCTTTGCCAAGTCCCATAAGCCGAGCGGTGGCGTCGCCGTTCTGCTGAAGAGCGCGGGCGCGTCGGCGGCTGCCGGCGCCGATGTCGCCGACCCCGAGAACGTCATCGCAAGGGCGGCGAAGATCAAGAAGTTTACCGGCAAGGCATTCTCCTCCCTCGACATCGTCGCGCCGCACGGCTCGCCCGCCGATCGAATCGTCGTGCTCGGTCTTGGAGACGCGGATGCGCTGACGGACCATGACTGGCTGAAGGCCGGTGGAGCCGTCGCTGCGAAGCTTGGTTCGGTCGACAAGGTGACGGTCTTCATCGACGCGCCCGACGCCAACGTGACCGGAAAGGCGGCAGCGGACTTCGCACTCGGCATGGAGATGAATGCCTACGCCTTCGACAGCTACAAGACCAAGAAGGCCGACGACGACGCGAAGCCATCCGGCAAGCCGACCAAGGTGACGATCGTCACCGGCACGGTCATCGCGGCGAAAAAGGCGTTCACGGCGGCGCAGGCCGTTGCCGAAGGCGTGTTTCTCGCCCGCGATCTGGTGAACGAACCGGCCAACGTGCTGGGCCCGGTCGAGTTTGCCGCCAAGGCGAAGGAGCTGGAAAAGCTCGGCGTCGAGGTAGAGATCCTCACCGAAAAGGAAATGAAGAAGCTCGGCATGGGCGCGCTGCTCGGCGTCGCGCAAGGGTCGAGCCGCCCACCGCGCCTCGTCATCATGCAGTGGAAGGGCGGCAAGTCCAAGGACCGTCCGCTTGCCTTCGTCGGCAAGGGCGTCGTCTTCGACAGCGGCGGCATCTCGATCAAGCCGGCTGCCGGCATGGAGGAAATGAAGGGCGACATGGGTGGTGCGGCCGCCGTCACCGGCCTCATGCACGTGCTCGCCGCCCGCGAAGCCAAGGTCAACGCCATCGGAATCATCGGCCTTGTGGAAAACATGCCCGACGGCAGTGCGCAGCGCCCGGGTGATATCGTGACCTCCATGTCCGGCCAGACGATCGAGGTGATCAACACCGACGCCGAAGGCCGTCTCGTGCTGTGTGATGCGCTCTGGTACTGCAACGATCGCTTCAAGCCGCAGGCGATCATCGATCTCGCGACCCTGACCGGCGCGATCATGGTTGCACTTGCAACGCATCATGCCGGCCTGTTCTCCAACGACGACCGTCTGGCGGGGCAGCTTCTTGCCGCCGGCATCGCGACGCACGAGCCCCTGTGGCGCATGCCGCTCGGCCGGGAATACGACAAGATGATCGACAGCAAGTTCGCCGACATGAAGAACACCGGCGGCCGCCACGGTGGCGCGGTTACCGCGGCGCAGTTCCTCAAGCGCTTCGTCAAGGATACCCCCTGGGCGCATCTCGACATCGCTGGCACCGCGATGGGTGCGCCGACCGACGAGGTCAACCAGTCCTGGGGTTCGGGCTTCGGCGTGCGGCTGCTCGATGAGCTGGTGCGGGCGAGCTACGAGGCCTGA
- a CDS encoding LPS-assembly protein LptD has protein sequence MAVVNRKRIRLINAALLAGVALQTLAMGMSAPAMAQQASDRLDSLRPNMPEDAKLLLSANELVYNKDAEKVIVRGNVQIDYGGYKMVARQVEYDQKNGRIYASGEIQFIEPGGNVVYADKMDVTDDFGDGFLEQMRIETTDLTRLAATSGERRNGEEFILNEAVYTACTPCSTKPEHRSLWHIKAQRVIQNGRTRTIRLENARFELFGKPIAYIPVMELPDHTVKRKSGFLFPTFRSAQKLGVGVGVPYYWAISPYMDATATLTGLTRQGFLLEGEFRQRFHNGFHTLNFAGISQLDKGKFTPGTVDAMHTNRGMIASKAEFEINPRWTFGWNVLVQSDANFAKTYELSTFDGTTYTNQAYLTGLGKRNYFDLRAFYFDIQDADANSIEENQQPAAQVLDYSYKAPDPVLGGELSATFNFTNVKRNRLDAFTQPGVVRFRGLEGTSHRLTGELEWKRTFIAPGGLVLTPLMAARGDAIGLNMDNPGPAYTGDFNTSDAATRRMLTAGLEARYPILFVGEDSSHVVEPIAQLYARPNEQYAGGLPNEDAQSFVFDATNLFDRDKFSGFDRIEGGTRANVGFRYTGTFDSGYGLRGIVGQSFHLGGLNSFATDDLVKAGANSGLETKSSDYVAMFGIDAPSGLMASVSGRLDEKDLSLRRADTTVGYLGTTWQAAMTYTRIEAQPLYGSLSNQDEIQTAAAYRFHDYWSVFGAITYDINKDVISRNGFGITYDDQDTLFSIVYKQERDTDANVANDWSIGARISFRTLGDVNVGDTKFEELDYY, from the coding sequence GTGGCGGTAGTGAACCGCAAACGTATAAGGCTGATCAACGCTGCCCTGCTTGCAGGCGTGGCGCTGCAGACACTTGCCATGGGAATGAGTGCGCCTGCAATGGCGCAGCAGGCTTCGGACCGCCTCGATTCGTTGCGCCCGAACATGCCGGAAGACGCCAAGCTGCTTCTGTCCGCCAATGAGCTCGTCTACAACAAGGACGCCGAAAAAGTGATCGTGCGCGGCAACGTGCAGATCGATTACGGCGGCTACAAGATGGTGGCCCGTCAGGTCGAGTACGACCAGAAGAATGGCCGCATCTATGCATCCGGGGAAATCCAGTTCATCGAGCCCGGCGGCAATGTCGTCTATGCCGACAAGATGGATGTCACCGACGATTTCGGGGACGGTTTCCTCGAGCAGATGCGCATCGAAACCACCGATCTGACGCGGCTTGCTGCCACGAGCGGCGAGCGCCGGAACGGCGAAGAATTCATCCTGAACGAGGCCGTCTATACGGCTTGCACGCCGTGCTCGACCAAGCCGGAACATCGCTCGCTGTGGCACATCAAGGCCCAGCGCGTCATCCAGAACGGCCGCACGCGGACCATCCGTCTGGAGAACGCGCGCTTTGAGCTGTTCGGCAAGCCGATCGCCTATATTCCGGTCATGGAGCTGCCGGACCATACGGTCAAGCGCAAGAGCGGCTTCCTGTTTCCGACGTTCCGCTCGGCCCAGAAACTCGGAGTTGGCGTCGGCGTCCCCTACTACTGGGCGATCTCGCCCTATATGGACGCGACGGCCACGCTTACCGGCCTGACGCGACAGGGCTTCCTGCTGGAGGGAGAATTCCGCCAGCGGTTCCACAACGGCTTCCATACGCTGAACTTCGCCGGCATCAGCCAGCTCGATAAGGGCAAGTTCACGCCCGGCACCGTCGACGCGATGCATACCAATCGCGGCATGATCGCGTCGAAGGCTGAGTTCGAGATCAATCCGCGCTGGACCTTCGGCTGGAACGTACTCGTCCAGTCCGACGCCAACTTCGCCAAGACCTACGAGCTGTCGACGTTCGACGGCACCACCTATACCAACCAGGCCTACCTGACGGGGCTCGGCAAGCGGAACTACTTCGATCTGCGCGCCTTCTACTTCGACATTCAGGACGCCGACGCCAACAGCATCGAGGAAAACCAGCAGCCGGCGGCGCAGGTCCTCGACTATTCCTACAAGGCGCCTGATCCCGTGCTGGGCGGCGAGCTTTCCGCGACGTTCAACTTCACGAACGTGAAGCGCAACCGGCTCGACGCGTTTACCCAACCGGGCGTGGTCCGCTTCCGCGGCCTAGAAGGCACCTCGCACCGCCTGACCGGCGAACTCGAGTGGAAGCGCACCTTCATCGCCCCGGGCGGCCTGGTCCTCACGCCGCTGATGGCAGCGCGCGGCGATGCCATCGGGCTGAACATGGACAATCCGGGTCCGGCCTACACCGGCGACTTCAACACGAGCGATGCGGCAACGCGGCGCATGTTGACCGCAGGCCTCGAAGCCCGCTACCCGATCCTGTTCGTCGGCGAGGACAGCAGTCACGTCGTCGAGCCGATCGCACAGCTCTACGCGCGCCCGAACGAGCAGTACGCCGGCGGCCTGCCGAACGAAGACGCGCAGAGCTTCGTGTTCGACGCAACGAACCTCTTTGACCGCGACAAGTTCTCCGGTTTCGACCGGATCGAGGGCGGCACCCGCGCCAATGTCGGCTTCCGCTACACGGGGACCTTCGATAGCGGCTACGGCCTGCGTGGCATCGTCGGCCAATCCTTCCATCTGGGTGGCCTGAACTCGTTTGCGACGGACGACCTGGTCAAGGCCGGGGCGAATTCCGGTCTTGAGACCAAGAGTTCTGACTACGTTGCCATGTTCGGCATCGACGCACCGTCCGGCCTGATGGCGAGCGTTTCCGGCCGCCTCGACGAAAAGGACCTGTCGCTGCGCCGCGCCGATACCACCGTCGGCTATCTCGGCACGACCTGGCAGGCCGCGATGACCTATACGCGCATCGAAGCGCAGCCGCTCTACGGATCTCTGTCCAACCAGGACGAAATCCAGACCGCCGCCGCCTACCGGTTCCACGACTATTGGTCGGTGTTCGGCGCGATCACCTATGACATCAACAAGGATGTCATCTCACGCAACGGTTTCGGCATAACCTATGACGATCAGGACACGCTGTTCTCGATCGTCTACAAGCAGGAACGCGATACCGATGCCAATGTCGCGAACGACTGGTCGATCGGCGCGAGAATCAGCTTCCGTACACTCGGCGACGTGAACGTCGGCGACACCAAGTTCGAAGAGCTCGACTATTATTGA
- the lptG gene encoding LPS export ABC transporter permease LptG, whose amino-acid sequence MMGTLGRYFFMRYVITTFWFLVGIFSLVFIIDFSEQASRLANLPRYSISGALLMTALRIPLILQQTIPFVALFSAMAALISLNRRYELVVTRAAGISVWQFLRPFILGSFLFGVLAVVALNPLAAWGTKRGEALLAEWGSTRNADAGSIPWLRQIYNGTDTIIGARSVQDNGTTLLNVTVIHFDPQGTIILRQDAASAKLEDGYWLLNDVTETRNGQLPQRLKTAQLATNLKPEFVQERLAKADSIQFFDLPRKIEVARSFGFSTNGMETQFHSMLSLPLLLVAMTLIAACVSLKFSRFNQSRSVILGGILSGFVLYVVTVLVKAFGSSGIVPPFVAAWLPVVVAMALGSTILLNQEDG is encoded by the coding sequence ATGATGGGCACGCTCGGCCGCTACTTCTTCATGCGCTACGTGATCACGACGTTCTGGTTCCTCGTCGGGATCTTCTCGCTGGTCTTCATCATCGACTTCAGCGAGCAGGCAAGCCGGCTGGCAAACCTGCCGCGCTACAGCATCTCCGGCGCCCTGTTGATGACCGCGCTCCGGATCCCGCTGATCCTGCAGCAGACGATACCCTTCGTCGCGCTGTTTTCGGCCATGGCGGCGCTGATTTCGCTCAACCGCCGCTACGAGCTGGTCGTGACCCGCGCAGCCGGCATCTCCGTCTGGCAGTTCCTGCGGCCCTTCATCCTCGGCTCCTTCCTCTTCGGCGTGCTGGCGGTCGTGGCGCTCAACCCGCTTGCTGCCTGGGGAACGAAGCGCGGCGAGGCGCTTTTGGCCGAATGGGGCTCCACGCGGAACGCCGATGCTGGCTCGATCCCGTGGCTGCGGCAGATCTATAACGGCACGGACACGATCATCGGCGCGCGCTCGGTTCAGGACAACGGCACCACGCTTCTCAACGTCACCGTCATCCACTTTGATCCACAGGGCACGATCATTCTGAGACAGGATGCGGCGTCGGCGAAACTCGAAGATGGTTACTGGCTTCTTAACGACGTCACGGAAACGCGCAATGGGCAGCTTCCGCAACGTTTGAAAACAGCACAGCTGGCCACCAATCTTAAGCCGGAGTTTGTTCAGGAACGTCTTGCAAAGGCTGATTCCATTCAGTTTTTCGACCTGCCGCGCAAGATCGAAGTGGCCCGCTCCTTCGGTTTTTCGACCAACGGCATGGAAACTCAATTCCACTCAATGTTGTCGTTGCCGCTGCTGCTCGTCGCCATGACGCTGATCGCCGCTTGCGTGTCGCTGAAATTTAGCCGGTTTAACCAATCGCGCTCCGTAATTCTCGGTGGCATCCTTTCAGGCTTCGTGCTTTATGTCGTCACCGTGCTTGTCAAAGCATTCGGGAGCAGCGGCATTGTGCCTCCTTTCGTTGCAGCCTGGTTGCCAGTTGTTGTAGCGATGGCGCTGGGCTCGACGATTCTTTTAAATCAGGAGGATGGCTAG
- the lptF gene encoding LPS export ABC transporter permease LptF yields MKLIERYIFRRAVIMFLATLLPLLGITWTTQALTNVNLVTDNGQSVLAFAKVATLILPSVITIILPFALVIGVTQTLTTMNTDSELTVLNAAGSSRMAIIRPVVYLALGLSVLSFVVDNFVEPYSRMALRKMLATANADLLSSVVQENTFRKVADNLYVQVGARRGGGVLQGIFVADSRNPSFELVYYAREGAIDDKSSALVMKDGEVQRKLPDGSVSIIKFDSYAFDLADMTKTTREATIRAKDRDLPGLINPDPEDHVYKNNPLAFTAELNRRFTEWTFPLLFGLIALVFSSDARSHREARLHPMVSALGTALLIRWMTFYAGNSAEDSVWFVPLMYAVPLMAGALCIHQLVSNRRLDIPMTGQEKLQELLVRLRLMRPDAEKGQPS; encoded by the coding sequence ATGAAGCTGATCGAACGCTACATATTCCGGCGTGCCGTGATCATGTTCCTCGCGACGCTCCTGCCGTTGCTTGGCATCACCTGGACGACTCAGGCGCTGACCAACGTCAACCTCGTCACCGACAACGGCCAATCCGTGCTCGCCTTCGCCAAAGTGGCGACCCTCATCCTGCCTTCCGTCATCACGATCATCCTGCCGTTTGCGCTGGTGATCGGCGTCACACAAACGCTGACGACGATGAACACCGATTCGGAGCTGACGGTGCTCAACGCCGCCGGCAGCTCGCGCATGGCGATCATCCGGCCGGTGGTCTACCTGGCATTGGGCCTCAGCGTGCTTTCCTTCGTGGTCGACAATTTCGTCGAGCCCTATTCGCGTATGGCCTTGCGCAAGATGCTGGCAACCGCCAACGCCGATCTGCTGTCGTCCGTCGTGCAGGAGAACACCTTCCGCAAGGTCGCAGACAATCTTTATGTCCAGGTTGGCGCGCGGCGGGGCGGCGGCGTGCTGCAGGGCATCTTCGTCGCCGATTCGCGCAATCCGAGCTTCGAGCTCGTCTACTATGCCCGCGAAGGCGCCATCGACGACAAGAGCTCGGCGCTGGTGATGAAAGACGGGGAAGTGCAGCGCAAGCTCCCCGACGGCAGCGTGTCGATCATCAAGTTCGACTCCTATGCCTTCGATCTCGCCGACATGACCAAGACGACGCGCGAGGCGACCATTCGAGCGAAGGACCGCGACCTTCCCGGCCTGATCAATCCGGACCCGGAAGATCACGTCTACAAGAACAATCCGCTCGCCTTTACCGCCGAGCTCAACCGTCGCTTCACGGAATGGACCTTCCCCCTTCTCTTCGGCCTGATTGCGCTGGTCTTCAGCAGTGACGCACGCTCCCACCGCGAAGCTCGGCTTCATCCGATGGTCAGCGCGCTCGGCACGGCCCTGCTCATCCGCTGGATGACGTTCTATGCCGGCAACAGCGCCGAGGACTCCGTGTGGTTCGTGCCGTTGATGTATGCCGTGCCGCTGATGGCGGGCGCCCTCTGCATTCACCAGCTCGTCAGCAACAGGCGACTGGACATTCCGATGACCGGGCAGGAAAAGCTGCAGGAACTCCTGGTTCGCCTGCGCCTGATGCGGCCTGACGCCGAGAAAGGGCAGCCGTCATGA
- a CDS encoding Gfo/Idh/MocA family protein, whose amino-acid sequence MAPIKIALVGIGKIVRDQHLPAIAKNSDYQLIAAASRHGTVDGIDNFKSIEAMLDAVPAIEAVSLCMPPQYRYEAARVALDAGKHVFLEKPPGATLSEVADLEALAASKGLSLFASWHSRYAPAVEAAKSFLATTTIKDVQVIWKEDVRHWHPNQEWIWAAGGLGIFDPGINALSIVTHILPRPLFVTSAVLEFPENRDAPIAANITFTDGQKLPVAAEFDWRQTGKQSWDIVARTAAGEMVLSEGGAKLSIDGKLVHEEPEQEYPMLYRRFAEIVKAGKSDVDLAPLRHVADAFMLGKRKFVEAFHD is encoded by the coding sequence ATGGCCCCCATCAAAATTGCGCTTGTCGGCATCGGCAAGATCGTTCGCGACCAGCACCTTCCGGCGATCGCCAAGAACAGCGACTATCAGCTGATTGCCGCCGCGAGCCGACATGGGACGGTCGACGGCATCGACAATTTCAAATCGATCGAGGCGATGCTCGACGCGGTTCCTGCGATTGAAGCCGTGTCGCTCTGCATGCCGCCGCAGTATCGCTACGAGGCAGCTCGCGTCGCGCTCGACGCCGGTAAGCACGTGTTTCTGGAAAAGCCGCCGGGCGCGACGCTCAGCGAGGTCGCGGACCTCGAGGCGCTGGCAGCATCGAAGGGGCTGTCGCTGTTTGCAAGCTGGCACTCCCGCTACGCGCCGGCCGTGGAAGCTGCAAAGTCCTTCCTGGCAACGACGACGATCAAGGATGTCCAGGTCATCTGGAAGGAAGACGTGCGCCACTGGCACCCGAACCAGGAATGGATCTGGGCGGCCGGGGGCCTCGGGATCTTCGATCCGGGCATCAACGCGTTGTCGATCGTCACCCACATCCTGCCACGCCCGCTGTTCGTAACGTCGGCCGTGCTCGAATTCCCCGAAAATCGTGACGCGCCGATCGCCGCCAACATCACCTTCACCGACGGCCAAAAATTGCCGGTCGCGGCGGAATTCGACTGGCGCCAGACCGGCAAGCAGAGCTGGGACATCGTTGCCCGCACGGCGGCGGGCGAGATGGTGCTGTCGGAAGGCGGCGCCAAGCTCTCCATCGACGGCAAGCTCGTGCACGAGGAGCCCGAGCAGGAATATCCGATGCTCTACCGGCGCTTCGCCGAAATCGTCAAAGCCGGGAAGTCGGACGTCGATCTGGCGCCGTTGCGCCACGTCGCAGATGCCTTCATGCTCGGCAAGCGCAAGTTCGTCGAGGCCTTCCACGACTGA